In one window of Myxococcus stipitatus DNA:
- a CDS encoding ExeA family protein codes for MTPAYVTHFGFSEAPFSKEIADADLWLPGSKTGLVEELCEAVRERQSVMMVGEPGVGKTCVLRALRHRLPQAGFRLTYCHNATLGRRDFYRQLCLALGLTPSATAAAVFYAVSSHVEELGRERVHPVFLLDEAHLLHQDVLDHLHILLNYQWDSKALLSLILVGLPELDSRLAMRRNRSLASRLARRLALDALGPEDTAEYLRLRLKNAGCERELFASDAMAMLHEAASGAHRDIDRLATTALREAARRKKKLVERDVLARVLDTDSAAL; via the coding sequence ATGACGCCCGCCTACGTCACCCACTTCGGCTTCTCCGAGGCGCCCTTCTCCAAGGAGATTGCCGACGCGGACCTCTGGCTGCCGGGCTCCAAGACGGGCCTCGTCGAGGAACTCTGCGAAGCCGTGCGCGAGCGGCAGAGCGTCATGATGGTGGGCGAGCCCGGCGTCGGCAAGACGTGCGTCCTGCGCGCGCTTCGTCACCGCCTTCCCCAGGCGGGCTTCCGCCTCACCTATTGCCACAACGCCACGCTGGGCCGCCGCGACTTCTACCGCCAGCTGTGTCTGGCCCTCGGGCTCACCCCGTCCGCCACCGCCGCCGCTGTCTTCTACGCCGTGTCCAGCCACGTGGAGGAACTCGGTCGCGAGCGCGTCCACCCCGTCTTCCTCCTCGACGAGGCGCACCTGCTCCATCAGGACGTGCTCGACCACCTCCACATCCTTCTCAACTACCAGTGGGACTCCAAGGCGCTCCTCTCCCTCATCCTCGTCGGCCTGCCCGAACTCGACTCGCGCCTCGCGATGCGCCGCAACCGCAGCCTCGCCTCCCGCCTCGCACGCCGGCTCGCCCTTGACGCGCTTGGACCCGAGGACACCGCGGAGTATCTCCGCCTGCGCCTGAAGAACGCGGGCTGCGAGCGAGAACTCTTCGCCTCCGACGCCATGGCGATGCTCCACGAGGCCGCTTCCGGCGCCCACCGCGACATCGACCGGCTCGCGACCACGGCGCTTCGCGAGGCCGCGCGTCGCAAGAAGAAGCTCGTCGAGCGCGACGTACTCGCACGCGTGCTCGACACCGACTCCGCCGCTCTTTAG